One genomic region from Strix uralensis isolate ZFMK-TIS-50842 chromosome 19, bStrUra1, whole genome shotgun sequence encodes:
- the BPTF gene encoding nucleosome-remodeling factor subunit BPTF isoform X10 — MRGRRGRPPKQQQPAAATAQASSPAPPAPAGPIGGLRSRQRGSSRGRWATSAQAETAGPKQKGAGAAQASSPATASPRGGSKRKGGSGSSSTPGGGGSSGKGRGRAGAGGAGGGGGGGSCNSQGRAASSRRSISKVVYDDHESEEEEESMVSEEEEEGDPEDNQDSEEEEEEEIMEEEDDDDSDYPEEMEDEDDASYCTESSFRSHSTYSSTPGRRRQRVHRPRSPILEEKDIPPLEFPKSSEDLMVPSEHIMNVIAIYEVLRNFGTVLRLSPFRFEDFCAALVSQEQCTLMAEMHIVLLKAVLREEDTSNTTFGPADLKDSVNSTLYFIDGMTWPEVLRVYCESDKEYHHVLPYQETEDYPYGPVENKIKVLQFLVDQFLTTNIAREELMSEGVIQYDDHCRVCHKLGDLLCCETCSAVYHLECVKPPLEEVPEDEWQCEVCVAHKVPGVTDCVAEIQKNKPYIRHEPIGYDRHRRKYWFLNRRIIIEEDSESEKDKKIWYYSTKIQLAELIECLDKDYWEADLCKTLEEMREEIHRHMDVTEDLTNKARGNNKSFLSAANDEILDIIRARKGEIVEDKNTADDEAEKAKSDIDNDQTDAERGKEESGDQDKTEETPTEQDAEKVKTEEETGQMIPSNSSSASAAPLQSDVENSNSSELGSGQNDSIKTPDDAENAERGSQTSEDIGEKSNGERSDSPGAGKGTPGSTRMLTRLRNPDSKLSQMKSQQVAAAAHEANKLYKEGREVCAHLGKLKEVLVVNSQGEVSRMNTKKEVVMKGNINNYFKLGQEGKYRVYHNQYATNSFALNKHQHREDHDKRRHLSHKFCLTPAGEFKWNGSVHGSKVLTISTLRLTIIQLENNIPASFLHPNWASHRSNWIKAVQMCSKPREFALALAILECAIKPVVMLPIWRESLGHTRLRRMTAIEREEKEKVKKKERKQEEEETMQQATWVKYTFPVKHQVWKQKGEEYRVTGYGGWSWISKTHVHRFMPKLPGNTNANYRKLLPTKSEDEKCNLDKRKGPIKVKIEKDRTKDSHDLQAKDKADVSETLEKVQVKEEKSREEKVEVDTISESLDHAKDKVEKEIDGENDKIIKEEPMDVDDVKIESPIKDEDSHCKLDIINVSEGFHLRTCYKRKVKSSKLDGLLERRIKQFTLEEKQRLERMKLEASAKTVGIRSVSPQKNIDELQMRKVKEGSQFDMSSQDQTYISDKTQTEDAEQDCLPIPKTGELDESSLPLTSRLSKRESQLLDEGSSQSSEGESSIQNDSKENNPEPMTADKCQGQEALGESENSSVDGLKQTNAEGRIKWDVTERSEKPSKQKLPITRVSQRERENLEPVIAERSCRKDGLAVLEKTDSEGNSEQQSKDPENNCMIKSHIEPTSSQESEMEEETAPGKTESKSENKVIFHQKSVSKDLEPFKTELISEKNLESQTLEHMDGAEVDEDLLSSKVTEANGQKKGQELKVETGTINKYLDQTNRNSVTDKKNNKDEETETDLGKEKSAFQMNGKDSDVKVLSNDDCLVKDTCETKAGGDIEPKVNNINKSIPEHEIKPLSFKESPVKPFMNGDIMTEDTKDKNNLDPKSRLQSSPEFESGEGLQPPGEVPNYVQKTEEKQLYPERSAFVGTASTPAHTVCKENNLNNETESMETEAIEDKKSAPSPVTSCEESSLSSDFADQNGVQTYKMENINGESKTKTVITEVTTTTSTVSTESKTVFKVAETVASNDEKTTVVSSTENCAISTVTTTTTVTKLSTPATDSNVDVISVQEHSKTVVTTTVTDSLTTPEGTLVTSMTVSKEYSTKDKVKLMKFARPKKTRSGTALPSYRKFVTKSSKKSIFVLPNDDLKKLARKGGIREVPYFNYNAKPALDIWPYPSPRPTFGITWRYRLQTVKSLAGVSLMLRLLWACLKWDDMAAKAPPGGGTTRTETSETEITTTEIIKRRDVGPYGIRSEYCIRKIICPIGVPEAPKETPTPQRKGLRSSALRPKRPETPKQTGPVIIESWVAEEELELWEIRAFAERVEKEKAQAVEQQAKVSEQKKAEEFKAQLEAQLKHQRLAAQQKRLEQQKQIPAAGVAPAVTTASSTATTVSTPQKVVVGPLAGPVPTGTKVVLTTKVGSPATVTFQQNKNFHQTFATWVKQGQSSSATSTAATSATTIASTGQTFQISGSPVTMAGKVITKLPLPANSKIVAVNVPSTQGGVVQVQQKVLGIIPSTTGASQTFTSFQPRTATVTIRPNTTGTLGTTSTSQVVQGTPLRPGMTVIRTPLQQSTLGKTIIRTPVVVQQGILPASQTQQVVTQIIRGQPVSTAVSSTSTASSSAGQKTVTSPGTPPQQIQPQTTSQPPRPQQGQVKLTMAQLTQLTQGQGGSQGLTVVIQGQGQTTGQLQLIPQGVTVIPGPGQQLMQAAMPNGTIQRFLFTPLPAAATTASTTTTTVSTSTSATGEQKQGLQAQPTSALPLTQPQSQSQPQAQPQGQNQSTQPVPLAQSQAPQPALQPETQTQPESQTPASVDSPVTPEAQSSKSPVQSPAQTQAQGQSPVQVQSQPQTAILPQGQSQVQPQQPAQVQTTTQQQIQMQPHAPIQIQAQLQQSQPQVQTSVSTLPTTQSLNQVPVQSPTRPQLQLQQPPTKVITVPQLQQQVQVLSQLQSHVVAQIQAQQGSVPQQIKLQLPIQIQQTSPVQAHQIQNVVTVQAASVQEQLQRVQQLREQQQKKKQQQIEIKREHALQASNQSDIIQKQVVMKQNAVIEHLKQKKTLTPAEREENQRMIVCNQVMKYILDKIDKEEKQAAKKRKREESVEQKRSKQNATKLSALLFKHKEQLKAEILKKRALLDKDLQIEVQEELKKDLTKIKKEKEKAQAAAAAAAAAAAAAAAAAAAPPPPPPPLPPPPPQQHAASVTSSSSTTVPMPVSSQKRKRDEEKDSSASKSKKKKMISTTSKETKKDTKLYCICKTPYDESKFYIGCDLCTNWYHGECVGITEKEAKKMDVYICNDCKRAQEGSSEELYCICRTPYDESQFYIGCDRCQNWYHGRCVGILQSEADLIDEYVCPQCQSTEDAMTVLSPLTDKDYEGLRRVLRSLQAHKMAWPFLEPVDPNDAPDYYGVIKEPMDLATMEERILKRYYKKVTEFVADMTKIFDNCRYYNPSDSPFYQCAEVLESFFVQKLKGFKASRSHNNKLQSTAS, encoded by the exons GTAGGAGAAGACAAAGAGTGCATCGTCCTCGTTCTCCAATATTGGAAGAAAAAGATATCCCACCCTTGGAGTTTCCTAAATCCTCAGAGGACTTAATGGTGCCTAGTGAGCATATAATGAATGTTATTGCCATCTATGAGGTACTAAGGAACTTTGGCACTGTTTTACGCCTCTCTCCTTTTCGTTTTGAGGACTTCTGTGCTGCTCTGGTAAGTCAAGAGCAGTGCACACTTATGGCAGAGATGCATATAgtgcttttaaaagcagttttacgTGAAGAAGACACTTCAAATACTACCTTTGGACCTGCTGACCTCAAAGATAGCGTTAATTCCACTTTGTATTTCATAGATGGAATGACGTGGCCAGAGGTTCTGCGGGTATATTGTGAGAGTGACAAGGAATACCATCATGTTCTTCCTTACCAAGAGACAGAGGACTATCCTTATGGACCAGTAGAGAATAAAATCAAAGTTCTGCAGTTCTTAGTGGATCAGTTTCTTACAACAAACATTGCACGTGAAGAGTTAATGTCAGAAGGTGTTATTCAGTATGATGATCATTGTAGGGTTTGTCACAAACTTGGGGATTTGCTTTGCTGTGAAACTTGCTCAGCTGTGTACCATTTGGAGTGCGTGAAACCACCTCTTGAAGAGGTACCAGAAGATGAATGGCAGTGTGAGGTCTGCGTAGCACATAAGGTGCCTGGAGTAACTGACTGTGTTGCTGAAATCCAAAAAAATAAACCATACATTCGACATGAACCTATTGGATATGACAGGCATAGACGAAAATATTGGTTCCTGAACAGAAGAATCATAAT AGAGGAAGATTCAGAAAGTGAGAAGGATAAGAAAATCTGGTACTATAGCACAAAGATACAGCTGGCAGAGTTAATTGAATGCCTAGACAAAGATTACTGGGAAGCTGACCTATGCAAAACTCTGGAAGAAATGCGTGAAGAAATTCATCGGCACATGGATGTGACAGAAGACCTTACTAATAAAGCAAGGGGCAACAACAAGTCTTTCCTTTCTGCAGCAAACG ATGAAATCTTGGACATTATCAGagcaagaaaaggagaaatagtGGAAGACAAAAACACAGCAGATGATGAAGCAGAAAAGGCCAAAAGTGACATTGATAATGACCAGACAGATGCTGAGAGAGGCAAGGAAGAATCTGGAGACCAAGATAAAACTGAGGAAACACCCACTGAGCAAGATGCggaaaaagtgaaaacagaag AAGAAACTGGTCAGATGATCCCTAGCAACAGTAGCAGTGCATCTGCTGCACCTCTACAGTCAGATGTTGAAAACAGCAACAGTAGTGAGTTGGGCTCTGGGCAGAATGACTCCATTAAGACACCTGATGATGCTGAAAATGCAGAGAGGGGATCCCAGACTTCAGAGGACatag GAGAGAAATCTAATGGCGAAAGAAGTGATTCTCCAGGCGCAGGAAAAGGCACGCCAGGTTCGACGCGAATGCTCACAAGATTACGAAATCCAGATAGCAAGTTGAGCCAGATGAAAAGCCAGCAggttgctgctgcagcacatgaAGCAAATAAGTTATATAAAGAAGGCAGAGAGGTTTGTGCACATCTTGGAAAACTCAAAGAA GTCCTGGTGGTCAACTCTCAAGGTGAAGTTTCCCGAATGAACACAAAGAAGGAAGTTGTGATGAAAGGAAATATCaacaattatttcaaattagGGCAAGAGGGGAAGTATCGTGTTTATCATAATCAGTATGCCACGAATTCATTCGCACTGAACAAGCACCAGCACAGGGAGGACCATGACAAGAGACGACATCTCTCACATAAATTCTGTCTGACTCCTGCTGGAGAGTTCAAATGGAATGGGTCTGTACATGGGTCCAAAGTTCTTACCATATCCACTTTGAGGCTAACTATTATTCAGCTAGAAAACAATATCCCAGCGTCGTTCCTTCACCCTAACTGGGCTTCCCACAG GTCTAACTGGATTAAGGCTGTTCAGATGTGCAGCAAACCTAGAGAATTTGCACTAGCGCTGGCTATATTGGAATGTGCAATTAAACCAGTTGTCATGCTGCCAATCTGGCGGGAATCGTTGGGGCACactag ATTACGCAGAATGACAGCaatagaaagagaagaaaaggagaaagtgaaaaaaaaagagagaaaacaagaagaagaagaaacaatgcAGCAAGCAACGTGGGTGAAATATACATTTCCTGTCAAGCATCAG gtTTGGAAGCAAAAAGGAGAGGAATATAGAGTAACAGGATATGGTGGCTGGAGCTGGATTAGTAAAACACATGTCCACAGGTTTATGCCCAAACTGCCTGGAAATACTAACGCAAATTACAGAAAGTTGCTACCAA CTAAGAGCGAAGATGAAAAATGCAACTTGGATAAACGAAAAGGTCCAATTAAGGTAAAAATAGAGAAAGACAGAACAAAGGATTCTCATGATCTGCAAGCAAAAGACAAAGCAGATGTTTCAGAAACCTTGGAGAAAGtacaagtgaaagaagaaaagtcaCGTGAAGAAAAAGTAGAAGTTGATACAATTTCTGAAAGCTTAGATCATGCAAAAGACAAAG TGGAAAAGGAAATTGATGGTGAAAATGATAAAATCATCAAGGAAGAACCTATGGATGTAGATGATGTGAAAATTGAGTCCCCCATAAAAGATGAGGATAGTCATTGTAAGCTGGATATAATCAATGTTAGTGAGGGATTTCATTTAAGGACTTGCtacaaaaggaaagtaaaatcaTCAAAATTAGATGGACTACTTGAGAGGCGAATAAAACAATTtacactggaagaaaaacaacGTCTAGAAAGGATGAAACTGGAGGCTAGTGCTAAAACTGTAGGCATTCGATCGGTGAGCCCCCAGAAAAACATAGATGAGCTACAAATGAGAAAAGTAAAAGAAGGAAGCCAGTTTGACATGTCTTCCCAAGATCAAACCTATATTTCAGATAAGACCCAAACGGAAGATGCAGAACAAGACTGCTTGCCGATCCCCAAAACTGGTGAGCTAGATGAATCCTCTTTGCCTTTGACAAGCAGGCTATCAAAAAGAGAAAGCCAGCTACTGGATGAAGGCTCATCTCAATCCTCTGAAGGTGAAAGCTCCATTCAGAATGATAGTAAAGAAAACAACCCTGAACCTATGACTGCTGATAAGTGTCAAGGACAAGAGGCTCTTGGAGAGTCTGAGAATTCCTCTGTGGATGGCTTGAAACAAACAAACGCAGAAGGTAGAATCAAATGGGATGTTACGGAAAGAAGCGAAAAACCTTCGAAACAAAAACTACCTATTACCAGAGTATCTCAGCGTGAACGTGAAAACTTAGAGCCAGTGATAGCTGAAAGAAGCTGTAGAAAAGATGGTCTGGCTGTTCTTGAAAAAACAGATTCAGAAGGGAATTCTGAACAGCAGAGCAAAGACCCAGAAAACAATTGTATGATAAAAAGCCATATTGAACCAACATCCTCTCAAGAAagtgaaatggaggaagaaacTGCTCCAGGAAAGACTGAAAGTAAATCTGAAAACAAGGTTATATTTCACCAAAAATCAGTTAGTAAAGATCTAGAACCGTTTAAAACAGAgctaatttctgaaaaaaatcttgaaagtcAAACTCTGGAACACATGGATGGGGCAGAAGTTGATGAGGATTTACTGAGCTCTAAAGTAACTGAGGCTAACGGTCAAAAGAAAGGTCAGGAACTGAAAGTGGAGACAGGTACCATAAACAAGTATCTTGATCAGACAAATCGAAATAGTGTTACTGacaaaaagaataataaagatgaagaaactgagacagacttaggaaaagaaaaatcagcatttcaaaTGAATGGAAAAGACAGTGATGTTAAAGTATTATCAAATGATGATTGCTTAGTTAAAGATACCTGTGAAACTAAGGCAGGGGGTGATATTGAACCAAAagttaataatattaataaatcCATTCCGGAACATGAAATAAAACCATTGAGTTTTAAGGAATCTCCAGTAAAACCATTCATGAATGGTGACATCATGACAGAGGACacaaaggacaaaaataatttggatCCTAAGTCACGTCTGCAGAGTTCACCTGAGTTTGAGTCTGGAGAGGGTCTTCAGCCCCCAGGTGAAGTTCCCAACTATgtacagaaaactgaagaaaaacagctttatcCTGAGAGATCGGCCTTTGTTGGCACTGCCTCCACGCCAGCGCATACGGTCTGTAAAGAAAATAACCTGAATAATGAAACAGAATCTATGGAAACTGAAGCAATTGAGGATAAGAAAAGTGCACCATCACCTGTAACCTCATGTGAGGAATCTAGCTTGAGTAGTGACTTTGCTGATCAGAACGGTGTACAGacatataaaatggaaaatattaatggagaaagtaaaacaaagacTGTTATTACAGAAGTGACTACCACAACATCAACAGTGTCTACAGAATCCAAAACTGTGTTTAAAGTTGCAGAGACTGTAGCTTCTAATGATGAGAAAACAACAGTAGTGTCATCTACAGAAAATTGTGCCATATCCACTGTAACTACCACCACTACTGTAACAAAGCTTAGCACTCCAGCTACAGACAGTAACGTTGATGTCATTTCTGTACAAGAGCACAGTAAAACAGTGGTTACGACAACAGTAACAGATTCACTGACCACCCCAGAAGGCACATTGGTGACTTCCATGACTGTCAGCAAAGAGTATTCTACAAAAGACAAAGTGAAGTTAATGAAATTTGCAAGACCCAAAAAAACTCGTTCTGGAACTGCCTTACCATCTTACAGAAAATTTGTTaccaaaagcagtaaaaaaagcatatttgtttTACCCAATGATGACTTAAAAAAGCTGGCCAGAAAAGGAGGGATCAGAGAAGTTCCCTATTTCAATTACAATGCAAAGCCTGCCTTGGATATCTGGCCATATCCATCCCCAAGGCCAACTTTTGGGATCACTTGGAG GTACCGACTTCAAACAGTAAAATCATTGGCTGGAGTGAGCCTTATGCTGCGATTATTGTGGGCATGTCTCAAATGGGATGATATGGCAGCAAAAGCTCCACCTGGGGGAGGAACTACACGTACAG AAACATCTGAAACTGAAATTACAACAACAGAAATAATCAAGCGAAGAGATGTTGGTCCATATGGAATCCGGTCAGAGTACTgtataagaaaaattatttgtccCATTGGTGTACCAGAGGCTCCGAAAG AAACTCCAACACCCCAGAGGAAGGGACTGCGATCAAGTGCACTAAGGCCAAAAAGGCCAGAAACACCCAAGCAAACGGGCCCTGTTATAATTGAAAGTTGGGTAGCAGAGGAGGAATTGGAACTATGGGAGATCAGGGCATTTGCTGAAAG GGTGGAGAAGGAAAAGGCACAGGCAGTTGAACAACAGGCTAAGGTTAGTGAACAGAAGAAGGCAGAGGAATTCAAGGCCCAATTGGAGGCTCAACTAAAACACCAACGATTGGCTGCCCAGCAG AAACGgctggagcagcagaagcagatcCCTGCAGCAGGCGTGGCCCCTGCAGTCACAacagccagcagcactgcaaCTACTGTCTCAACACCACAGAAAGTTGTGGTAGGCCCTTTAGCAGGCCCAGTGCCCACTGGAACTAAAGTAGTGCTTACTACAAAAGTGGGTTCCCCAGCTACAGTAACATTCCAACAGAACAAGAATTTTCATCAGACTTTTGCTACTTGGGTTAAACAAGGCCAGTCTTCATCAG CCACTAGCACAGCTGCCACTTCAGCCACAACCATTGCCAGCACAGGGCAGACCTTCCAGATCTCAGGCAGTCCAGTAACGATGGCAGGGAAAGTGATAACTAAGCTGCCACTCCCTGCAAACAGCAAGATTGTTGCCGTCAATGTGCCATCAACTCAAGGAG gtGTTGTTCAAGTTCAGCAAAAGGTATTGGGTATCATTCCGTCAACTACCGGTGCAAGTCAAACATTTACTTCATTCCAGCCAAGGACAGCAACTGTAACCATTAGGCCAAATACCACAGGAACATTAGGAACAACAAGCACTTCACAA GTAGTGCAAGGAACACCACTCCGCCCTGGTATGACAGTAATACGGACACCACTTCAGCAGTCAACCCTTGGAAAGACCATCATTCGAACACCTGTAGTGGTGCAACAAGGTATTCTTCCAGCCA GTCAGACACAGCAAGTGGTGACTCAAATAATCAGGGGTCAGCCTGTCTCAACAGCAGTTTCTAGTACCAGCACAGCTTCTTCCAGCGCTGGACAGAAGACCGTCACGAGTCCTGGCACACCACCTCAGCAAATACAGCCACAAACCACATCGCAGCCCCCTCGCCCTCAGCAGGGACAAGTGAAACTCACTATGGCCCAACTCACGCAGCTAACACAAGGACAG ggtggCAGTCAAGGATTAACTGTGGTAATTCAGGGACAAGGTCAAACTACTGGTCAGTTACAATTAATCCCTCAGGGTGTGACTGTAATACCTGGTCCAGGACAACAGCTTATGCAAGCAGCTATGCCAAATGGTACAattcagagatttcttttcaCCCCACTACCAGCAGCTGCTACTACAGCTAGCACAACTACAACAACAGTTTCTACTTCGACCTCGG CTACAGGGGAACAGAAGCAAGGTCTACAGGCACAGCCAACATCAGCGCTGCCACTGACTCAGCCGCAGTCTCAGAGTCAGCCGCAAGCCCAGCCTCAAGGGCAGAATCAGAGCACTCAGCCGGTGCCGCTGGCCCAGTCGCAGGCACCTCAGCCAGCACTTCAGCCTGAAACTCAGACCCAGCCTGAATCTCAGACTCCGGCATCTGTTGACTCTCCAGTCACTCCTGAAGCACAATCGTCTAAATCTCCAGTTCAGTCGCCAGCACAGACCCAGGCTCAAGGGCAATCTCCAGTGCAAGTCCAGAGTCAGCCGCAGACTGCAATCCTTCCACAAGGCCAGTCCCAAGTCCAGCCTCAGCAACCAGCTCAGGTGCAGACTACAACCCAACAACAGATTCAGATGCAGCCCCATGCTCCCATACAAATTCAAGCTCAGCTGCAGCAATCACAACCTCAGGTTCAGACTTCAGTCTCAACCCTTCCAACTACTCAAAGTTTAAATCAGGTTCCTGTGCAATCCCCAACTCGTCCTCAGCTGCAACTTCAGCAGCCTCCAACAAAAGTTATTACAGTGCCTCAGCTTCAGCAACAAGTCCAAGTTCTCTCTCAGCTTCAGTCACATGTTGTTGCTCAGATACAAGCCCAACAAGGCAGTGTGCCCCAGCAGATCAAGCTTCAGTTACCTATTCAGATCCAACAAACTAGCCCAGTACAGGCTCACCAGATTCAGAATGTGGTAACAGTTCAAGCAGCTAGTGTtcaggagcagctgcagagagttcagcagctcagggagcagcaacagaagaaaaagcagcaacagatAGAAATTAAACGTGAGCACGCCCTTCAGGCTTCTAATCAAAGTGACATTATCCAGAAACAG GTGGTTATGAAACAGAATGCTGTCATAGAACACTTGAAACAGAAGAAGACACTGACTCCAGCTGAGAGGGAAGAAAATCAGAG AATGATTGTGTGCAACCAAGTGATGAAATATATTCTGGATAAGatagacaaagaagaaaaacaggcagcTAAGAAACGAAAGCGAGAAGAGAGCGTAGAACAGAAGCGTAGTAAACAGAATGCTACTAAgctctcagctctgcttttcaAGCATAAAGAACAGCTGAAAgctgaaatattgaaaaaaagagCACTTCTGGACAAAGATCTACAAATTGAAGTGCAG GAGGAGCTAAAGAAAGACTTGactaaaattaagaaagaaaaagaaaaagcccaggcagctgccgctgcagcagcagccgcagctgCTGCAGCCGCAGCTGCAGCCGctgcaccaccaccaccgccaccaccactgccaccaccaccaccacagcagcATGCAGCCAGcgtcacctcctcctcctccaccacagTCCCAATGCCAGTATCCTCCCAGAAGAGAAAGCGAGATGAAGAGAAAGATTCGTCAGCTTCCAagtccaagaaaaagaaaatgatttcTACTACctcaaaggaaacaaagaagGACACAAAGCTTTACTGCATCTGTAAAACGCCTTACGACGAGTCTAA GTTCTATATTGGCTGTGATCTTTGTACTAACTGGTATCATGGAGAATGTGTTGGCATCACAGAAAAGGAGGCTAAGAAAATGGATGTGTACATCTGTAATGATTGTAAACGGGCACAAGAGGGCAGCAGTGAGGAATTGTACTGTATCTGCAGAACACCTTATGATGAGTCACA ATTTTACATTGGCTGCGACCGATGTCAGAACTGGTATCATGGGCGCTGTGTTGGCATTTTACAAAGTGAGGCAGATCTCATTGATGAATATGTGTGTCCACAATGTCAGTCCACAGAGGATGCCATGACTGTACTCAGTCCACTCACTGATAAAGATTATGAAGGTTTAAGAAGAGTACTACGTTCTTTACAG GCTCACAAGATGGCATGGCCATTCCTAGAACCAGTAGACCCCAATGATGCACCAGATTATTATGGTGTTATTAAAGAACCAATGG ACCTTGCCACCATGGAAGAAAGAATACTGAAACGTTACTACAAAAAGGTCACGGAGTTTGTGGCGGATATGACCAAAATTTTTGATAACTGTCGTTATTACAATCCAAGTGACTCCCCTTTTTACCAATGTGCAGAAGTTCTTGAATCATTCTTTGTACAGAAACTAAAAGGATTTAAGGCAAGCAG GTCCCATAACAACAAACTGCAGTCTACAGCTTCTTAG